From Camelina sativa cultivar DH55 chromosome 20, Cs, whole genome shotgun sequence, the proteins below share one genomic window:
- the LOC104771818 gene encoding protein HYPER-SENSITIVITY-RELATED 4-like, translating into MKRSSLFMGAATAVMAGCCGAMLANSFLPKEKLNDYIWGLVQKAITPFSTDMTTIVINERSGGLPNKMFHDAQAYMATRITLSTSNRLSVVKRNGVTGLLLLENDAFLDTFRGIKIRWILRTRQIDRNTGGRSSKVQYYDLIFPKKERDLVIESYLPFVSLEAESSPFLVIL; encoded by the coding sequence ATGAAAAGGTCATCTCTTTTCATGGGTGCAGCCACGGCTGTGATGGCTGGTTGTTGCGGTGCTATGCTTGCTAACTCATTCTTACCAAAAGAAAAGCTAAATGATTACATATGGGGTCTTGTTCAGAAAGCAATCACACCTTTTTCAACCGATATGACGACCATTGTCATAAACGAACGTTCAGGAGGCTTACCTAACAAGATGTTCCATGATGCACAAGCGTATATGGCCACCAGGATCACTCTTTCCACTTCCAACAGGCTCAGCGTAGTCAAACGTAATGGAGTAACTGGATTACTGTTGCTAGAGAACGATGCATTCCTTGACACTTTCAGGGGAATCAAGATCAGATGGATCCTCCGTACTCGCCAAATCGATAGGAACACAGGAGGAAGATCATCAAAAGTTCAATACTACGATCTCATCTTCCCCAAAAAAGAAAGGGACTTGGTCATTGAATCATACTTGCCTTTTGTCTCACTCGAAGCTGAATCTAGTCCCTTCCTTGTTATTCTGTAG
- the LOC104771819 gene encoding protein ROOT PRIMORDIUM DEFECTIVE 1-like, producing MNSLKSLRYSSIREALTQQNPIKSSSLCPFYLYNQRRWLKPVDSAQTRLENRTRDHRLDKLVAQIRKLSIVLEISKLMSCKKRGPFVSLQLMSRWKNLVGLNVNVGAFVGKYPHAFEIFTHPFRKNLCCKVTEKLKVLIDEEESVIRECEVDAVKRIKKLLLLSRNGVLRVHALRLIRKELGLPEDFRDSILAKYTSDFRLVDLETLELVDGDGDDEKSLCVAKVEEWREVEYREKWLSEFETNYAFPINLPTGFKIEKGFREELKYWQRVPYVKPYERKEISRGLERFEKRVVAVIHELLSLTVEKMVEVERLAHFRKDLGIEVNVREVILKHPGVFYVSTKGSTQTLFLREAYSKGCLIEPNPIYNVRRKMLDLVLLKTRHSRKLLRTEDEAREEEKRDVLIGSYEDWEGERDGDWVLPILGK from the coding sequence ATGAATTCTCTAAAATCTTTGAGGTACAGTAGTATCAGAGAAGCTTTAACTCAACAAAACCCAATAAAGTCTTCATCTTTATGTCCCTTTTACTTGTATAATCAGAGAAGATGGTTAAAGCCTGTAGATTCAGCGCAGACTAGGTTAGAGAATCGAACGAGAGATCATAGGTTAGACAAACTTGTTGCTCAGATTAGGAAACTGAGCATCGTTCTCGAGATTTCTAAACTCATGTCTTGCAAAAAGCGTGGTCCTTTCGTGTCTTTGCAGCTAATGTCTCGTTGGAAGAATCTGGTTGGTTTGAATGTAAATGTTGGAGCTTTTGTTGGTAAGTATCCTCACGCTTTTGAGATCTTTACACATCCTTTTAGGAAGAATCTGTGTTGTAAAGTAACTGAGAAGTTGAAGGTATTGATTGATGAGGAAGAGAGTGTGATTAGAGAGTGTGAGGTTGATGCTGTGAAGAGGATtaagaagttgttgttgttgtctagaAACGGTGTCCTTCGTGTACATGCTTTGAGGTTGATTAGAAAGGAATTAGGATTGCCTGAGGATTTTCGTGATTCGATTTTGGCTAAGTATACTTCAGATTTCAGGTTAGTTGATTTGGAGACTTTGGAGTTAgttgatggagatggagatgatgagAAGAGTTTGTGTGTGGCAAAAGTTGAGGAGTGGAGAGAAGTTGAATACAGAGAGAAATGGTTGAGTGAGTTTGAGACTAATTACGCGTTTCCTATTAATCTTCCAACAGGATTCAAGATTGAGAAAGGATTCAGAGAAGAGTTAAAATATTGGCAAAGGGTTCCTTATGTGAAGCCTTACGAGAGAAAAGAGATTTCTCGAGGGTTGGAGAGATTCGAGAAGCGGGTGGTTGCAGTTATCCATGAGCTTCTGAGCTTAACGGTAGAGAAAATGGTTGAAGTCGAAAGATTAGCTCATTTCCGGAAGGATCTTGGTATTGAAGTAAACGTGAGGGAAGTAATCTTGAAGCATCCCGGTGTTTTCTATGTATCCACGAAAGGAAGTACGCAGACTTTGtttctaagagaagcttatagCAAAGGCTGTTTGATCGAGCCAAATCCTATATACAATGTGCGGAGGAAAATGCTGGATCTTGTCTTGTTGAAGACACGTCATTCGAGGAAGTTGTTGCGAACGGAAGATGAAGCtcgtgaagaagagaagagagatgttTTGATTGGCTCTTATGAAGATtgggaaggagagagagatggagattggGTCTTACCAATTCTGGGGAAATGA
- the LOC104771822 gene encoding probable LRR receptor-like serine/threonine-protein kinase At2g24230, whose translation MFLRLFLLLCLVSFSHSSNSSTASCPNSTDIRQLTRVFRYVSGFNSSWFSSSNCSAVITRVVLPSRNLNGTVSWNPLRNLTRLRVLDLSNNSLHGSIPTWLWSKPGLVSVNLSRNRFGGSIRVIPVNGSASSVKELNLSFNRFTNAVNLTGFTNLTVLDLSRNSLGVLPLGLASLSGLQHLDISRCKINGSVKPISGLKSLSYLDLSQNSMNGSFPVDFPNLNHLRFLNLSTNRFSGSVGFDKYRKFGKSAFSHAGSFVFNDSKIPNHHRLHRLTHRIPPLPPRHQTVKTHRFHKHTPLLIGLSSSLGALVILIFAVAIILIRRRLKSASTKSRWAISNPAQLDYKMEKSGPFEFGTESGSSWVADIKEPTAAPVVMASKPLMNLTFKDLIVATSHFGTESVISDGTCGPLYRAVLPGDLHVAIKVLEKIRDVDQNDAVTAFEALTRLKHPNLLTLSGYCIAGKEKLILYEFMANGDLHRWLHELPAGETNVEDWSADTWESHVGDSSPEKTNWLIRHRIAIGVARGLAYLHHVGTTHGHLVATNILLTETLEPRISDFGINNIAKTGDDHSNNNVESDVYSFGVILFELLTGKQGRDENVKSVRRLVKERRGEEALDSRLRLAVGESVNEMVESLRIGYFCTADSPGKRPTMQQVLGLLKDIRTVSR comes from the exons ATGTTTCTAAGGTTGTTTCTTCTCTTATGTTTGGTCTCTTTCTCACACTCATCAAACTCCTCCACAGCTTCTTGTCCTAATAGCACAGACATCCGTCAACTAACAAGAGTTTTCCGTTACGTCTCTGGCTTCAACTCTTCTTGGTTCTCCTCCTCTAACTGCTCCGCCGTCATCACTCGAGTCGTTCTTCCGTCGAGAAACCTAAACGGCACCGTTTCTTGGAACCCTTTGCGTAACCTCACGCGCTTACGTGTTCTTGATTTATCCAACAACTCTCTCCATGGTTCTATTCCCACTTGGCTCTGGTCTAAACCGGGTCTCGTCTCCGTTAATCTCTCTCGGAACCGGTTTGGTGGTTCTATACGAGTGATTCCGGTCAATGGTTCGGCTTCTTCGGTCAAAGAGTTGAATCTCTCGTTCAATCGGTTTACAAACGCGGTTAACTTAACCGGATTTACTAATCTTACAGTTCTCGATCTCTCTCGTAACAGTCTCGGTGTTTTGCCTCTTGGTTTAGCTTCTCTCTCCGGTTTACAGCATCTCGATATCTCAAGATGTAAAATCAACGGCAGTGTTAAACCGATTTCAGGTTTAAAATCATTGAGTTACTTGGATTTATCGCAAAATTCAATGAACGGTTCGTTCCCGGTCGATTTTCCGAATCTCAACCATCTCCGGTTCTTAAATTTATCCACAAACCGGTTTTCCGGTTCGGTCGG GTTTGACAAATACAGAAAATTCGGCAAATCGGCTTTTTCACACGCCGGCAGTTTCGTATTCAACGACTCCAAAATCCCTAATCACCACCGTCTCCACCGTCTCACTCACCGGATTCCTCCGCTTCCGCCACGTCATCAAACCGTCAAAACGCACCGTTTTCATAAGCACACGCCTTTGCTGATCGGCTTGTCGTCTTCGTTAGGAGCTTTGGTAATCCTAATATTCGCGGTGGCTATAATTTTAATCCGCCGTAGATTAAAATCGGCGAGTACGAAATCGAGATGGGCGATTTCGAATCCAGCACAGTTGGATTACAAGATGGAGAAATCTGGACCGTTCGAATTCGGAACGGAGTCCGGTTCGTCTTGGGTCGCTGATATAAAAGAACCAACGGCGGCTCCGGTTGTGATGGCATCTAAGCCGTTGATGAATCTGACTTTCAAGGATCTGATTGTTGCCACGTCACATTTCGGAACGGAGTCCGTTATATCTGACGGCACTTGTGGTCCACTTTACCGTGCCGTTTTACCAGGAGATCTCCACGTGGCAATCAAAGTGCTTGAAAAGATACGAGACGTTGACCAAAACGACGCCGTTACTGCGTTTGAAGCTCTTACTCGGCTTAAACATCCAAATCTGTTGACACTCTCCGGTTATTGCATCGCAG gAAAAGAGAAGCTTATATTATATGAGTTTATGGCTAACGGAGATCTTCACCGATGGCTTCACGAGCTCCCAGCGGGAGAAACCAACGTGGAAGATTGGAGCGCCGATACATGGGAGAGTCACGTTGGAGATTCATCCCCGGAGAAAACAAACTGGCTAATACGTCACCGTATCGCCATTGGAGTTGCACGTGGTTTAGCCTATCTTCATCACGTTGGTACTACTCATGGACACTTGGTCGCTACCAACATCCTCTTAACTGAAACCCTAGAGCCGCGAATCTCTGATTTTGGTATCAACAACATTGCGAAAACCGGTGATGATCATAGTAACAACAACGTAGAATCCGATGTGTATAGTTTCGGGGTGATCTTGTTTGAGCTGTTAACCGGGAAGCAAGGGAGGGATGAGAATGTTAAATCAGTTAGACGTTTGGTTaaggagagaagaggagaagaagctcTTGACTCGAGATTGCGGTTAGCGGTTGGAGAATCGGTTAATGAAATGGTCGAGAGTCTTCGGATTGGTTACTTTTGCACGGCAGACTCACCGGGGAAGCGACCAACAATGCAACAAGTCTTGGGTCTTCTTAAAGACATACGTACTGTTTCGCGTtga